Proteins from a genomic interval of Desulfobacterales bacterium:
- a CDS encoding GspE/PulE family protein: protein MSSVHETDIDSRAKEAEAYYSHGLLNESLELYEQILSSTPKLDPNRQKLLKEKIQVLKNEIAELEKVKQTITSDDITIFKQTWEVDEDVPEILGSVSAYKELGLFNEAIEGYMKLFGLDYPTVNIIPGLVECLFELHSPSRVIDQVYNIIYSNDLSDSVKVDIRFALGQEMENRKHKDLALELYQSVTEINPDYPEIKSKISALLSATKFRSKYDYLLKYKIVTKEQLENALALAKKANKSVEFVLVEYKKIKKEEIGKSLSLFFKCPFKAFDPKMSIPYELLTKLKKPFLQQNTWVPLNWEMTTGEVEILIDNPADITRTDFISTLIKAKKYKMSVGIKEDILACINYFYDQKNTPIETPQEDDEDSMFMLPEIDFEEDDDQPVEDDGGMDEASSQVVRMVDQILITAYRKDASDIHIEPSLITKKTDIRYRIDGVCQEVLQVPLNSTRGLISRIKIMANLDIAERRLPQDGKIKFKRKGIKPFELRLATLPTAGGYEDAVLRILAESGAMKFDDMGLSERNLEQAKKIITQPYGLFLVVGPTGSGKTTTLHSALGYINKPGVKIWTAEDPVEISQQGLRQVECKPKIGLDFPRVMRAFLRADPDIIMIGEMRDKETSHIGIEASLTGHLVFSTLHTNSAPETITRLLDMGLNPLNFSDAFLGVLAQRLVRRLCKSCKKEYHPTEEEFETIRILYGKEAFDALDLKYTPEFKMFRAEGCEACSGSKYKGRLGIHELMVGTKEIKKMIKTEAPTDELFKQAAKDGMATLIQDGIHKIFKGLTDLDEIRRVCVS from the coding sequence CCATTTTCAAGCAGACTTGGGAGGTGGATGAAGACGTACCTGAAATCCTGGGGAGTGTTTCAGCTTATAAAGAACTGGGCCTGTTCAACGAAGCCATTGAAGGATACATGAAGCTGTTTGGCCTTGATTATCCCACCGTTAATATCATTCCCGGACTGGTGGAATGTCTTTTTGAACTTCATTCCCCTTCCCGGGTGATCGATCAGGTTTACAACATTATCTACAGCAATGACCTGAGCGATAGCGTCAAGGTCGATATCAGGTTTGCCCTCGGGCAAGAAATGGAAAATCGTAAGCATAAAGATCTGGCCCTGGAATTGTACCAATCCGTTACTGAAATCAATCCGGATTATCCGGAAATAAAATCCAAAATCAGCGCCTTGCTTTCGGCAACCAAGTTCAGGTCCAAATACGATTATCTCTTAAAATACAAAATCGTGACCAAGGAACAGCTGGAAAATGCCCTGGCATTGGCCAAAAAGGCAAATAAAAGTGTAGAGTTTGTCCTTGTTGAGTACAAAAAAATAAAAAAAGAGGAAATAGGAAAGTCTCTATCCCTGTTCTTCAAGTGCCCCTTTAAAGCCTTTGATCCTAAGATGTCGATTCCCTATGAACTCTTAACAAAATTAAAAAAGCCTTTTCTGCAGCAGAACACATGGGTCCCGTTGAACTGGGAAATGACGACCGGAGAAGTTGAAATCCTGATTGATAACCCGGCCGACATCACCCGCACCGATTTTATTTCAACCCTGATCAAAGCTAAAAAATACAAAATGTCCGTCGGCATCAAAGAGGATATTCTCGCATGCATCAACTATTTTTACGACCAGAAGAATACCCCAATCGAGACCCCGCAGGAAGATGATGAAGACAGTATGTTCATGCTGCCGGAAATCGACTTTGAGGAAGACGACGATCAGCCGGTGGAAGACGACGGGGGTATGGATGAAGCTTCCAGCCAGGTGGTCCGCATGGTTGATCAGATTTTAATTACCGCCTACCGCAAGGACGCTTCCGATATTCACATCGAACCTTCTCTTATTACCAAGAAGACCGATATCCGTTACCGCATTGACGGGGTCTGCCAGGAGGTTCTGCAGGTCCCCCTGAACAGCACGCGCGGGCTCATTTCCCGGATAAAGATTATGGCAAACCTGGATATCGCCGAAAGGCGCCTGCCCCAGGATGGCAAAATCAAATTTAAACGAAAAGGGATTAAGCCGTTTGAGCTGCGGCTGGCAACCCTCCCGACAGCGGGCGGTTATGAAGACGCCGTGCTCCGAATCCTGGCCGAATCCGGCGCCATGAAATTTGACGACATGGGACTGAGTGAACGAAACCTGGAGCAAGCCAAGAAAATTATCACTCAGCCATACGGCCTGTTTCTGGTGGTCGGGCCCACCGGTTCCGGCAAAACCACGACGCTGCACTCCGCGCTCGGGTATATTAATAAACCCGGTGTTAAAATATGGACCGCCGAAGACCCGGTCGAAATCTCCCAGCAGGGGTTGCGCCAGGTGGAATGCAAGCCCAAAATCGGGCTGGATTTTCCCCGGGTCATGCGCGCCTTTCTGCGGGCGGACCCCGACATCATCATGATCGGTGAAATGCGCGATAAAGAAACCTCGCACATTGGGATCGAAGCCTCTCTGACCGGCCATCTGGTCTTTTCAACACTGCACACCAACAGCGCGCCCGAAACCATTACCCGTCTTTTGGACATGGGCCTCAACCCCCTTAATTTTTCCGACGCGTTTCTCGGGGTGCTGGCCCAGCGGCTCGTCCGGCGGTTATGCAAGTCCTGCAAAAAGGAATATCATCCCACCGAGGAAGAATTCGAAACCATACGAATTCTATACGGCAAAGAAGCCTTTGATGCGTTGGACCTCAAGTACACGCCGGAATTCAAAATGTTCCGTGCCGAGGGGTGTGAAGCCTGTTCCGGATCGAAATATAAGGGCCGGCTCGGTATTCATGAACTCATGGTAGGCACCAAGGAAATCAAGAAAATGATCAAAACCGAAGCGCCCACCGATGAACTCTTTAAACAGGCCGCCAAGGACGGTATGGCCACGCTGATACAGGACGGCATCCATAAGATATTTAAGGGGTTGACCGATCTGGATGAAATCCGGCGGGTTTGCGTCAGCTAG
- a CDS encoding response regulator codes for MKKRHKFYIVDDDRISINLMTRYLEKDGHTVSGNTSSIKALQEIIAQQPDCVILDLMMPEIDGLELISLLRSKRSLDETKIVVVTAKPYEFDRKQAFSFGADGYIVKPVNPKTFVAQLLRTIADQIELAFWGVHGTLPVPSKNTIKYGGNTSCVSLDFSDNTLFIFDAGTGIKSLSDSLVAENRHLIDAKIFISHPHWDHINAMPFFAPLFKQGNEIEICGPSHGDITMEQMISGQMDGIYFPIKIKEFSARISFRDIKEETLEICGKTLKTMLLNHPGYCLGYRVEYKGRSICYITDNELYPTDSQSFNRFYRKRLINFIKGADVLITDTTYQDSEYKNKIGWGHSAVGQVANLADKAAVKTLYLFHHDTDQTDADVDLKLETAQALLAKKKSSTRCVAPKEKERFMI; via the coding sequence TTGAAAAAACGCCATAAATTTTACATTGTCGATGACGACCGGATTTCCATCAACCTGATGACCCGGTATTTGGAAAAGGATGGGCACACTGTTTCCGGAAACACTTCCAGCATCAAGGCGCTTCAGGAAATCATTGCCCAGCAGCCCGACTGTGTGATTTTAGATCTGATGATGCCTGAAATTGACGGACTTGAGTTGATCAGCCTTCTTCGCAGCAAACGCAGCCTGGATGAGACTAAAATCGTAGTGGTAACAGCCAAACCTTATGAATTTGATCGCAAGCAGGCGTTTTCTTTCGGCGCCGACGGTTATATCGTCAAGCCCGTCAACCCAAAAACCTTCGTTGCCCAACTGCTGCGAACCATAGCCGACCAGATTGAATTGGCCTTCTGGGGTGTCCACGGCACGTTGCCGGTTCCCAGCAAAAACACCATTAAATACGGCGGGAATACGTCCTGCGTCAGTCTTGACTTTTCCGACAACACCCTCTTTATATTTGACGCCGGCACCGGCATTAAATCATTGTCCGACTCCCTGGTCGCTGAAAACCGCCATTTAATCGATGCAAAAATTTTTATTTCTCACCCCCACTGGGACCATATCAACGCCATGCCGTTTTTTGCGCCGCTCTTTAAGCAGGGTAATGAAATTGAGATCTGCGGTCCTTCCCATGGCGACATCACCATGGAACAAATGATCTCCGGACAGATGGATGGTATTTACTTTCCCATTAAGATCAAAGAATTCAGTGCCCGTATCTCTTTTCGGGATATCAAAGAAGAAACCCTGGAAATTTGCGGTAAAACCCTAAAGACCATGCTGCTGAACCATCCCGGCTATTGCCTGGGTTACCGGGTTGAATACAAAGGCCGTTCAATCTGTTATATCACCGATAACGAACTTTATCCCACCGACAGTCAATCTTTTAACCGGTTTTACCGGAAACGCCTGATTAATTTTATAAAAGGTGCGGACGTATTGATCACTGACACCACTTATCAGGATAGCGAATACAAAAACAAAATCGGTTGGGGCCATTCAGCCGTCGGACAGGTTGCCAATCTGGCCGATAAAGCCGCTGTTAAAACTCTCTATCTTTTTCACCATGACACGGACCAGACC